One genomic segment of Musa acuminata AAA Group cultivar baxijiao chromosome BXJ3-3, Cavendish_Baxijiao_AAA, whole genome shotgun sequence includes these proteins:
- the LOC103977674 gene encoding calmodulin-binding transcription activator 1 isoform X1, whose protein sequence is MAEGRRYALNPQLDIAQILQEAKSRWLRPSEICEILRNYQRFNLTPDPPYKPPGGSLFLFDRKALRYFRKDGHNWRKKRDGKTVREAHEKLKCGSVDVLHCYYAHGEDNENFQRRSYWMLDGQLEHIVLVHYRDVNEGSRSTIPHLLNTDAMRMSLTDGSQTSSAVCSYLDHLTFPTQPSYATSAHAADWNRQAPSSEFEDAESGEEHSEASLADSLSHSGIHVASSANHTGQENVAGCSGSLAHLRSSDSIDTGILGRLFGPSSANQVPLQNLILGEDQQKNCEVSQGAGSLGGASFDHHTAASKMPEFFNISRKDSGMLEENVSIEQAKWSVNMPKIFPNTTSEGNEVVKYVADSGNSILTSDHQKTSIGEGTKENQVKLENSENISNLDHGHLVNIPGYMFQVPNTNLSQSTLQTINNGSSKVTVASDQPLSYEAQILYGLKKSLENEGDLKKLDSFGRWMSKEIGKDCDDSLMASDSCNYWNAMDAQNDDKEVSSLSSHMQLDMDSLGPSLSQEQLFTIHDFSPDWAFSGVETKVLIAGTFLGSVEPRSIKWSCMFGEFEVSAEVLTSNVIRCKAPLHTPGRVPFYITCSNRIACSEIREFEYRENFSSFSSVPERDLEEVNLQVRFAKLLLTGLDRNWLVCSVENCEKCFLKQKLLLMLRDQENEWNVIDKDSKAFHSDLRIPKDGLIQKLLKGKLYEWLVCKVHEEGKGPNVLDENGQGAIHLAAALGYEWAMSPIVCAGVSPSFRDVIGRTGLHWAAYFGREETVVELVRLGAAAGAVEHPTSKVPAGKTAADLASSRGHKGIAGYLAEADLTSHLSSLTVKESEMGRLSATLAAEKAIENVQEQNTVSLDGGNGEQLSLRGSLAAVRNSAQAAARIQAAFRLHSFRQRKLTDSKDKDTEISVDLMVRSYLNKFPKINHYNESLHMAAVKIQQKYRGWKGRKEFLKIRDRIVKIQAHVRGHQVRKQYKKVVWSVSIVEKAILRWRRKGAGLRGFRAENTTICIEGKVGATDEYDFLRLGRRQKVASVEKALARVQSMARHPEGRDQYMRLVACSRKSKLGDEGGGSAQLQNTEEENGGG, encoded by the exons ATGGCAGAGGGCCGGCGATACGCTCTCAATCCTCAGCTAG ACATTGCACAGATTTTGCAAGAGGCAAAAAGTCGTTGGCTTCGTCCAAGTGAGATTTGTGAAATCCTCCGCAACTATCAGAGGTTCAATTTGACTCCAGATCCGCCTTACAAACCTCCTG GTGGTTCTTTGTTTTTATTTGATCGCAAAGCACTCCGATATTTTCGGAAAGATGGCCATAATTGGAGAAAGAAGAGAGATGGAAAAACTGTTCGAGAAGCTCATGAAAAGCTAAAG TGTGGAAGTGTTGATGTGCTTCATTGCTACTATGCCCATGGTGAGGACAATGAAAATTTCCAGAGACGAAGCTATTGGATGCTTGATGG GCAATTGGAACACATTGTTCTTGTGCATTATCGAGATGTGAATGAG GGAAGCAGGTCTACCATTCCCCATTTGTTAAATACTGATGCAATGAGAATGAGTCTCACAGATGGATCTCAAACCAGTTCTGCTGTTTGTTCTTATTTGGATCATCTTACTTTTCCAACCCAACCATCCTATGCAACAAGTGCCCATGCTGCTGATTGGAATCGCCAAGCTCCATCCTCTGAGTTTGAAGATGCAGAGTCTGGAGAGGAACATAGTGAAGCTTCACTTGCAGATTCTTTATCTCATTCAGGAATTCATGTTGCCTCATCTGCAAACCATACCGGGCAAGAAAACGTTGCTGGATGTAGTGGTTCCCTTGCTCATCTTCGTTCGAGCGATTCTATAGATACTGGAATCTTAGGTAGATTATTTGGTCCTTCGTCCGCAAACCAAGTGCCATTGCAAAATCTTATATTAGGTGAAGACCAACAAAAAAATTGTGAAGTTTCTCAAGGAGCTG GTTCACTCGGTGGTGCTAGTTTTGATCATCATACTGCAGCATCCAAGATGCCTGAATTTTTTAACATAAGCCGAAAGGATTCTGGCATGCTGGAAGAGAATGTTTCCATTGAACAAGCTAAGTGGTCTGTTAACATGCCTAAAATATTTCCAAATACCACCTCTGAGGGCAATGAGGTAGTCAAATATGTTGCTGATAGTGGCAATAGTATCTTAACTAGCGATCATCAAAAAACATCTATTGGAGAAGGCACAAAAGAGAATCAG GTTAAATTGGAAAATTCTGAGAATATAAGCAACCTTGATCATGGACACTTGGTCAATATACCAGGCTATATGTTTCAGGTGCCCAATACTAATCTTTCTCAGAGCACACTGCAAACCATAAACAATGGCAGCTCTAAGGTGACCGTTGCTTCTGACCAACCTCTGAGTTATGAAGCACAAATTTTATATGGTTTAAAGAAGTCACTGGAGAATGAGGGAGATTTGAAGAAGTTAGACAGCTTTGGAAGATGGATGAGCAAAGAAATCGGTAAGGATTGTGATGACTCACTGATGGCTTCAGACTCTTGCAACTACTGGAATGCAATGGATGCTCAGAATGATGATAAGGAGGTATCAAGTCTTTCTTCCCATATGCAGTTGGATATGGATTCACTAGGACCATCTCTTTCCCAGGAACAGCTATTCACTATTCATGACTTCTCACCGGATTGGGCTTTTTCTGGCGTTGAAACAAAG GTTCTGATCGCAGGTACCTTTCTAGGTAGTGTAGAGCCCAGGAGCATCAAATGGTCTTGTATGTTTGGTGAGTTTGAGGTGTCTGCTGAAGTTCTGACGAGTAATGTGATTCGTTGTAAAGCCCCTTTACATACACCTGGTCGGGTTCCATTTTATATTACATGCAGTAATAGGATAGCCTGTAGTGAGATTCGAGAATTTGAGTATCGTGAAAACTTTTCTAGCTTCTCTTCAGTGCCAGAAAGGGATTTAGAAGAAGTTAATCTTCAAGTGCGTTTTGCAAAGTTATTATTGACTGGGTTAGACCGGAACTGGCTGGTCTGCTCTGTTGAAAACTGTGAAAAGTGCTTCCTTAAACAAAAACTGTTGTTAATGCTAAGGGATCAGGAAAATGAGTGGAATGTTATCGACAAAGACTCTAAGGCCTTTCACAGTGATCTCAGGATACCTAAGGATGGATTGATTCAGAAGTTATTGAAGGGTAAACTATATGAGTGGTTGGTGTGTAAAGTTCATGAAGAAGGTAAAGGACCTAATGTTTTGGATGAGAATGGTCAAGGGGCTATCCACCTGGCTGCAGCTCTTGGTTATGAATGGGCAATGAGTCCTATAGTTTGTGCTGGAGTCAGTCCAAGTTTCAGAGATGTAATCGGTAGGACCGGGCTCCATTGGGCTGCATACTTTGGCAG AGAGGAGACAGTTGTTGAGTTAGTGAGGCTTGGAGCTGCTGCTGGTGCAGTTGAACACCCAACATCAAAAGTTCCTGCTGGTAAAACTGCTGCTGATTTAGCATCTAGTAGAGGACATAAAGGAATTGCTGGATACTTGGCCGAAGCAGATTTGACCAGCCATCTTTCTTCATTAACGGTAAAAGAAAGTGAGATGGGTAGACTTTCTGCAACTTTGGCTGCAGAAAAGGCCATCGAAAATGTACAAGAGCAAAACACAGTTTCTCTAGATGGTGGAAACGGGGAACAATTATCTCTGAGAGGGTCTCTAGCTGCTGTAAGAAATTCAGCTCAAGCTGCTGCACGAATTCAAGCTGCGTTTAGGCTTCATTCTTTCCGCCAAAGAAAATTAACAGATAGCAAAGACAAAGATACTGAGATCTCAGTTGATTTGATGGTTCGGTCCTATCTGAACAAGTTCCCCAAGATAAATCACTACAATGAATCTTTGCATATGGCTGCTGTTAAAATACAACAAAAATATCGTGGATGGAAGGGTCGTAAAGAGTTCTTGAAAATCCGTGACCGAATTGTGAAAATCCAG GCACACGTGAGGGGTCATCAAGTTCGCAAGCAGTATAAGAAGGTAGTGTGGTCTGTTAGCATTGTTGAAAAGGCTATCTTACGTTGGAGGCGCAAAGGAGCTGGATTACGGGGCTTtcgagctgagaatacaactataTGCATTGAGGGAAAGGTTGGGGCAACTGACGAATATGATTTTCTCCGTCTTGGTCGGAGACAGAAGGTTGCTAGTGTGGAGAAAGCTTTGGCAAGAGTACAGTCAATGGCACGCCATCCAGAAGGCCGTGATCAGTACATGAGACTGGTGGCATGTTCTCGTAAATCAAAG CTGGGAGACGAAGGTGGTGGCTCAGCCCAACTTCAAAACACCGAAGAAGAAAATGGTGGGGGCTGA
- the LOC103977674 gene encoding calmodulin-binding transcription activator 1 isoform X4, giving the protein MAEGRRYALNPQLDIAQILQEAKSRWLRPSEICEILRNYQRFNLTPDPPYKPPGGSLFLFDRKALRYFRKDGHNWRKKRDGKTVREAHEKLKCGSVDVLHCYYAHGEDNENFQRRSYWMLDGQLEHIVLVHYRDVNEGSRSTIPHLLNTDAMRMSLTDGSQTSSAVCSYLDHLTFPTQPSYATSAHAADWNRQAPSSEFEDAESGEEHSEASLADSLSHSGIHVASSANHTGQENVAGCSGSLAHLRSSDSIDTGILGRLFGPSSANQVPLQNLILGEDQQKNCEVSQGAGSLGGASFDHHTAASKMPEFFNISRKDSGMLEENVSIEQAKWSVNMPKIFPNTTSEGNEVVKYVADSGNSILTSDHQKTSIGEGTKENQVKLENSENISNLDHGHLVNIPGYMFQVPNTNLSQSTLQTINNGSSKVTVASDQPLSYEAQILYGLKKSLENEGDLKKLDSFGRWMSKEIGKDCDDSLMASDSCNYWNAMDAQNDDKEVSSLSSHMQLDMDSLGPSLSQEQLFTIHDFSPDWAFSGVETKVLIAGTFLGSVEPRSIKWSCMFGEFEVSAEVLTSNVIRCKAPLHTPGRVPFYITCSNRIACSEIREFEYRENFSSFSSVPERDLEEVNLQVRFAKLLLTGLDRNWLVCSVENCEKCFLKQKLLLMLRDQENEWNVIDKDSKAFHSDLRIPKDGLIQKLLKGKLYEWLVCKVHEEGKGPNVLDENGQGAIHLAAALGYEWAMSPIVCAGVSPSFRDVIGRTGLHWAAYFGREETVVELVRLGAAAGAVEHPTSKVPAGKTAADLASSRGHKGIAGYLAEADLTSHLSSLTVKESEMGRLSATLAAEKAIENVQEQNTVSLDGGNGEQLSLRGSLAAVRNSAQAAARIQAAFRLHSFRQRKLTDSKDKDTEISVDLMVRSYLNKFPKINHYNESLHMAAVKIQQKYRGWKGRKEFLKIRDRIVKIQFYFRHT; this is encoded by the exons ATGGCAGAGGGCCGGCGATACGCTCTCAATCCTCAGCTAG ACATTGCACAGATTTTGCAAGAGGCAAAAAGTCGTTGGCTTCGTCCAAGTGAGATTTGTGAAATCCTCCGCAACTATCAGAGGTTCAATTTGACTCCAGATCCGCCTTACAAACCTCCTG GTGGTTCTTTGTTTTTATTTGATCGCAAAGCACTCCGATATTTTCGGAAAGATGGCCATAATTGGAGAAAGAAGAGAGATGGAAAAACTGTTCGAGAAGCTCATGAAAAGCTAAAG TGTGGAAGTGTTGATGTGCTTCATTGCTACTATGCCCATGGTGAGGACAATGAAAATTTCCAGAGACGAAGCTATTGGATGCTTGATGG GCAATTGGAACACATTGTTCTTGTGCATTATCGAGATGTGAATGAG GGAAGCAGGTCTACCATTCCCCATTTGTTAAATACTGATGCAATGAGAATGAGTCTCACAGATGGATCTCAAACCAGTTCTGCTGTTTGTTCTTATTTGGATCATCTTACTTTTCCAACCCAACCATCCTATGCAACAAGTGCCCATGCTGCTGATTGGAATCGCCAAGCTCCATCCTCTGAGTTTGAAGATGCAGAGTCTGGAGAGGAACATAGTGAAGCTTCACTTGCAGATTCTTTATCTCATTCAGGAATTCATGTTGCCTCATCTGCAAACCATACCGGGCAAGAAAACGTTGCTGGATGTAGTGGTTCCCTTGCTCATCTTCGTTCGAGCGATTCTATAGATACTGGAATCTTAGGTAGATTATTTGGTCCTTCGTCCGCAAACCAAGTGCCATTGCAAAATCTTATATTAGGTGAAGACCAACAAAAAAATTGTGAAGTTTCTCAAGGAGCTG GTTCACTCGGTGGTGCTAGTTTTGATCATCATACTGCAGCATCCAAGATGCCTGAATTTTTTAACATAAGCCGAAAGGATTCTGGCATGCTGGAAGAGAATGTTTCCATTGAACAAGCTAAGTGGTCTGTTAACATGCCTAAAATATTTCCAAATACCACCTCTGAGGGCAATGAGGTAGTCAAATATGTTGCTGATAGTGGCAATAGTATCTTAACTAGCGATCATCAAAAAACATCTATTGGAGAAGGCACAAAAGAGAATCAG GTTAAATTGGAAAATTCTGAGAATATAAGCAACCTTGATCATGGACACTTGGTCAATATACCAGGCTATATGTTTCAGGTGCCCAATACTAATCTTTCTCAGAGCACACTGCAAACCATAAACAATGGCAGCTCTAAGGTGACCGTTGCTTCTGACCAACCTCTGAGTTATGAAGCACAAATTTTATATGGTTTAAAGAAGTCACTGGAGAATGAGGGAGATTTGAAGAAGTTAGACAGCTTTGGAAGATGGATGAGCAAAGAAATCGGTAAGGATTGTGATGACTCACTGATGGCTTCAGACTCTTGCAACTACTGGAATGCAATGGATGCTCAGAATGATGATAAGGAGGTATCAAGTCTTTCTTCCCATATGCAGTTGGATATGGATTCACTAGGACCATCTCTTTCCCAGGAACAGCTATTCACTATTCATGACTTCTCACCGGATTGGGCTTTTTCTGGCGTTGAAACAAAG GTTCTGATCGCAGGTACCTTTCTAGGTAGTGTAGAGCCCAGGAGCATCAAATGGTCTTGTATGTTTGGTGAGTTTGAGGTGTCTGCTGAAGTTCTGACGAGTAATGTGATTCGTTGTAAAGCCCCTTTACATACACCTGGTCGGGTTCCATTTTATATTACATGCAGTAATAGGATAGCCTGTAGTGAGATTCGAGAATTTGAGTATCGTGAAAACTTTTCTAGCTTCTCTTCAGTGCCAGAAAGGGATTTAGAAGAAGTTAATCTTCAAGTGCGTTTTGCAAAGTTATTATTGACTGGGTTAGACCGGAACTGGCTGGTCTGCTCTGTTGAAAACTGTGAAAAGTGCTTCCTTAAACAAAAACTGTTGTTAATGCTAAGGGATCAGGAAAATGAGTGGAATGTTATCGACAAAGACTCTAAGGCCTTTCACAGTGATCTCAGGATACCTAAGGATGGATTGATTCAGAAGTTATTGAAGGGTAAACTATATGAGTGGTTGGTGTGTAAAGTTCATGAAGAAGGTAAAGGACCTAATGTTTTGGATGAGAATGGTCAAGGGGCTATCCACCTGGCTGCAGCTCTTGGTTATGAATGGGCAATGAGTCCTATAGTTTGTGCTGGAGTCAGTCCAAGTTTCAGAGATGTAATCGGTAGGACCGGGCTCCATTGGGCTGCATACTTTGGCAG AGAGGAGACAGTTGTTGAGTTAGTGAGGCTTGGAGCTGCTGCTGGTGCAGTTGAACACCCAACATCAAAAGTTCCTGCTGGTAAAACTGCTGCTGATTTAGCATCTAGTAGAGGACATAAAGGAATTGCTGGATACTTGGCCGAAGCAGATTTGACCAGCCATCTTTCTTCATTAACGGTAAAAGAAAGTGAGATGGGTAGACTTTCTGCAACTTTGGCTGCAGAAAAGGCCATCGAAAATGTACAAGAGCAAAACACAGTTTCTCTAGATGGTGGAAACGGGGAACAATTATCTCTGAGAGGGTCTCTAGCTGCTGTAAGAAATTCAGCTCAAGCTGCTGCACGAATTCAAGCTGCGTTTAGGCTTCATTCTTTCCGCCAAAGAAAATTAACAGATAGCAAAGACAAAGATACTGAGATCTCAGTTGATTTGATGGTTCGGTCCTATCTGAACAAGTTCCCCAAGATAAATCACTACAATGAATCTTTGCATATGGCTGCTGTTAAAATACAACAAAAATATCGTGGATGGAAGGGTCGTAAAGAGTTCTTGAAAATCCGTGACCGAATTGTGAAAATCCAG TTTTATTTCAGGCACACGTGA
- the LOC103977674 gene encoding calmodulin-binding transcription activator 1 isoform X2 gives MAEGRRYALNPQLDIAQILQEAKSRWLRPSEICEILRNYQRFNLTPDPPYKPPGGSLFLFDRKALRYFRKDGHNWRKKRDGKTVREAHEKLKCGSVDVLHCYYAHGEDNENFQRRSYWMLDGQLEHIVLVHYRDVNEGSRSTIPHLLNTDAMRMSLTDGSQTSSAVCSYLDHLTFPTQPSYATSAHAADWNRQAPSSEFEDAESGEEHSEASLADSLSHSGIHVASSANHTGQENVAGCSGSLAHLRSSDSIDTGILGRLFGPSSANQVPLQNLILGSLGGASFDHHTAASKMPEFFNISRKDSGMLEENVSIEQAKWSVNMPKIFPNTTSEGNEVVKYVADSGNSILTSDHQKTSIGEGTKENQVKLENSENISNLDHGHLVNIPGYMFQVPNTNLSQSTLQTINNGSSKVTVASDQPLSYEAQILYGLKKSLENEGDLKKLDSFGRWMSKEIGKDCDDSLMASDSCNYWNAMDAQNDDKEVSSLSSHMQLDMDSLGPSLSQEQLFTIHDFSPDWAFSGVETKVLIAGTFLGSVEPRSIKWSCMFGEFEVSAEVLTSNVIRCKAPLHTPGRVPFYITCSNRIACSEIREFEYRENFSSFSSVPERDLEEVNLQVRFAKLLLTGLDRNWLVCSVENCEKCFLKQKLLLMLRDQENEWNVIDKDSKAFHSDLRIPKDGLIQKLLKGKLYEWLVCKVHEEGKGPNVLDENGQGAIHLAAALGYEWAMSPIVCAGVSPSFRDVIGRTGLHWAAYFGREETVVELVRLGAAAGAVEHPTSKVPAGKTAADLASSRGHKGIAGYLAEADLTSHLSSLTVKESEMGRLSATLAAEKAIENVQEQNTVSLDGGNGEQLSLRGSLAAVRNSAQAAARIQAAFRLHSFRQRKLTDSKDKDTEISVDLMVRSYLNKFPKINHYNESLHMAAVKIQQKYRGWKGRKEFLKIRDRIVKIQAHVRGHQVRKQYKKVVWSVSIVEKAILRWRRKGAGLRGFRAENTTICIEGKVGATDEYDFLRLGRRQKVASVEKALARVQSMARHPEGRDQYMRLVACSRKSKLGDEGGGSAQLQNTEEENGGG, from the exons ATGGCAGAGGGCCGGCGATACGCTCTCAATCCTCAGCTAG ACATTGCACAGATTTTGCAAGAGGCAAAAAGTCGTTGGCTTCGTCCAAGTGAGATTTGTGAAATCCTCCGCAACTATCAGAGGTTCAATTTGACTCCAGATCCGCCTTACAAACCTCCTG GTGGTTCTTTGTTTTTATTTGATCGCAAAGCACTCCGATATTTTCGGAAAGATGGCCATAATTGGAGAAAGAAGAGAGATGGAAAAACTGTTCGAGAAGCTCATGAAAAGCTAAAG TGTGGAAGTGTTGATGTGCTTCATTGCTACTATGCCCATGGTGAGGACAATGAAAATTTCCAGAGACGAAGCTATTGGATGCTTGATGG GCAATTGGAACACATTGTTCTTGTGCATTATCGAGATGTGAATGAG GGAAGCAGGTCTACCATTCCCCATTTGTTAAATACTGATGCAATGAGAATGAGTCTCACAGATGGATCTCAAACCAGTTCTGCTGTTTGTTCTTATTTGGATCATCTTACTTTTCCAACCCAACCATCCTATGCAACAAGTGCCCATGCTGCTGATTGGAATCGCCAAGCTCCATCCTCTGAGTTTGAAGATGCAGAGTCTGGAGAGGAACATAGTGAAGCTTCACTTGCAGATTCTTTATCTCATTCAGGAATTCATGTTGCCTCATCTGCAAACCATACCGGGCAAGAAAACGTTGCTGGATGTAGTGGTTCCCTTGCTCATCTTCGTTCGAGCGATTCTATAGATACTGGAATCTTAGGTAGATTATTTGGTCCTTCGTCCGCAAACCAAGTGCCATTGCAAAATCTTATATTAG GTTCACTCGGTGGTGCTAGTTTTGATCATCATACTGCAGCATCCAAGATGCCTGAATTTTTTAACATAAGCCGAAAGGATTCTGGCATGCTGGAAGAGAATGTTTCCATTGAACAAGCTAAGTGGTCTGTTAACATGCCTAAAATATTTCCAAATACCACCTCTGAGGGCAATGAGGTAGTCAAATATGTTGCTGATAGTGGCAATAGTATCTTAACTAGCGATCATCAAAAAACATCTATTGGAGAAGGCACAAAAGAGAATCAG GTTAAATTGGAAAATTCTGAGAATATAAGCAACCTTGATCATGGACACTTGGTCAATATACCAGGCTATATGTTTCAGGTGCCCAATACTAATCTTTCTCAGAGCACACTGCAAACCATAAACAATGGCAGCTCTAAGGTGACCGTTGCTTCTGACCAACCTCTGAGTTATGAAGCACAAATTTTATATGGTTTAAAGAAGTCACTGGAGAATGAGGGAGATTTGAAGAAGTTAGACAGCTTTGGAAGATGGATGAGCAAAGAAATCGGTAAGGATTGTGATGACTCACTGATGGCTTCAGACTCTTGCAACTACTGGAATGCAATGGATGCTCAGAATGATGATAAGGAGGTATCAAGTCTTTCTTCCCATATGCAGTTGGATATGGATTCACTAGGACCATCTCTTTCCCAGGAACAGCTATTCACTATTCATGACTTCTCACCGGATTGGGCTTTTTCTGGCGTTGAAACAAAG GTTCTGATCGCAGGTACCTTTCTAGGTAGTGTAGAGCCCAGGAGCATCAAATGGTCTTGTATGTTTGGTGAGTTTGAGGTGTCTGCTGAAGTTCTGACGAGTAATGTGATTCGTTGTAAAGCCCCTTTACATACACCTGGTCGGGTTCCATTTTATATTACATGCAGTAATAGGATAGCCTGTAGTGAGATTCGAGAATTTGAGTATCGTGAAAACTTTTCTAGCTTCTCTTCAGTGCCAGAAAGGGATTTAGAAGAAGTTAATCTTCAAGTGCGTTTTGCAAAGTTATTATTGACTGGGTTAGACCGGAACTGGCTGGTCTGCTCTGTTGAAAACTGTGAAAAGTGCTTCCTTAAACAAAAACTGTTGTTAATGCTAAGGGATCAGGAAAATGAGTGGAATGTTATCGACAAAGACTCTAAGGCCTTTCACAGTGATCTCAGGATACCTAAGGATGGATTGATTCAGAAGTTATTGAAGGGTAAACTATATGAGTGGTTGGTGTGTAAAGTTCATGAAGAAGGTAAAGGACCTAATGTTTTGGATGAGAATGGTCAAGGGGCTATCCACCTGGCTGCAGCTCTTGGTTATGAATGGGCAATGAGTCCTATAGTTTGTGCTGGAGTCAGTCCAAGTTTCAGAGATGTAATCGGTAGGACCGGGCTCCATTGGGCTGCATACTTTGGCAG AGAGGAGACAGTTGTTGAGTTAGTGAGGCTTGGAGCTGCTGCTGGTGCAGTTGAACACCCAACATCAAAAGTTCCTGCTGGTAAAACTGCTGCTGATTTAGCATCTAGTAGAGGACATAAAGGAATTGCTGGATACTTGGCCGAAGCAGATTTGACCAGCCATCTTTCTTCATTAACGGTAAAAGAAAGTGAGATGGGTAGACTTTCTGCAACTTTGGCTGCAGAAAAGGCCATCGAAAATGTACAAGAGCAAAACACAGTTTCTCTAGATGGTGGAAACGGGGAACAATTATCTCTGAGAGGGTCTCTAGCTGCTGTAAGAAATTCAGCTCAAGCTGCTGCACGAATTCAAGCTGCGTTTAGGCTTCATTCTTTCCGCCAAAGAAAATTAACAGATAGCAAAGACAAAGATACTGAGATCTCAGTTGATTTGATGGTTCGGTCCTATCTGAACAAGTTCCCCAAGATAAATCACTACAATGAATCTTTGCATATGGCTGCTGTTAAAATACAACAAAAATATCGTGGATGGAAGGGTCGTAAAGAGTTCTTGAAAATCCGTGACCGAATTGTGAAAATCCAG GCACACGTGAGGGGTCATCAAGTTCGCAAGCAGTATAAGAAGGTAGTGTGGTCTGTTAGCATTGTTGAAAAGGCTATCTTACGTTGGAGGCGCAAAGGAGCTGGATTACGGGGCTTtcgagctgagaatacaactataTGCATTGAGGGAAAGGTTGGGGCAACTGACGAATATGATTTTCTCCGTCTTGGTCGGAGACAGAAGGTTGCTAGTGTGGAGAAAGCTTTGGCAAGAGTACAGTCAATGGCACGCCATCCAGAAGGCCGTGATCAGTACATGAGACTGGTGGCATGTTCTCGTAAATCAAAG CTGGGAGACGAAGGTGGTGGCTCAGCCCAACTTCAAAACACCGAAGAAGAAAATGGTGGGGGCTGA